The following proteins are encoded in a genomic region of Drosophila subpulchrella strain 33 F10 #4 breed RU33 unplaced genomic scaffold, RU_Dsub_v1.1 Primary Assembly Seq36, whole genome shotgun sequence:
- the LOC119561762 gene encoding uncharacterized protein LOC119561762, with protein sequence MEALEVLQGTTHSLSEGAPSSRLRRFHLPHWESLLTHCGFYKGLINIPLRPRPGRLQYLRGQSRGLVLLEKGYRRRGKLCSTSHLLVELAWKHGPQMQHTRCACVWSPNPEELQGKRRDRPKRQTMRTYKALRSNSD encoded by the exons ATGGAGGCCCTCGAGGTGCTGCAGGGCACCACCCATTCTCTGTCGGAAGGAGCCCCCTCCTCGCGACTACGACGGTTCCATCTCCCCCACTGGGAAAGCTTACTCACACATTGTGGGTTTTACAAAGGTTTAATAAACATC CCTTTAAGACCGAGACCTGGCCGTCTTCAATACTTACGCGGTCAAAGCAGAGGATTGGTTTTGCTGGAAAAAGGGTACAGGCGCCGCGGAAAGTTATGCTCTACCAGTCACTTATTGGTAGAGCTCGCATGGAAACACGGCCCTCAAATGCAACATACGCGATGCGCGTGTGTATGGTCACCTAATCCTGAGGAGCTCCAGGGGAAAAGAAGGGACAGGCCAAAAAG GCAAACAATGAGGACATATAAGGCTCTTAGGTCTAACTCCGATTAA